The genomic stretch AATGATGATTTAATTGAAATGAAAGTTCAAAAGACCCCAAACCTTGTTTCCGTTTGGGGTCTTAGTAGTGTAGGCATAGTCCACAAAATTTGATTTTCAGACTGTTCTTTATAGATGAATTATGATATTTTTTTCGTAGATTGCACTTCTACTACTACATCTCGCTTTGTTAAGAATAGATTTAAAATAATTGCCGTTAATGACCCGGTTACGATGCCGTTTTGCATTAACATTTTTAAGAAGTCCGGTAGTTGATCAAACATTTGAGGTAGCGTTGCCGAACCTAATCCAATTGCTATGCTACAAGCTGCGATTAGTAAGTTATCGCCTTTTCCTAAATCAACTTCTGAAAGAATTGATATTCCAGCAGCTGCTACAGAACCAAACATAACAATCATTGCTCCACCAAGAACGGCATTTGGAATAACTGTCGTTAATGCTGCTAGTTTAGGTAATAATCCTAAAATGACCATGATACTTCCCGCGGCGTAGATCACTTCGCGAGACTTAACTTTTGTAAGTGAGATTAGACCAACGTTTTGAGAAAAAGCCGTGTATGGAAATGCATTAAAAATTCCACCGAGCATAATCGCAAGTCCTTCTGAGCGTAAGCCATTTACGATCTGATCCTGTTTTACTTTTTGGTTAGTCGCTTTCCCAACTGCAAGATATACCCCAGTCGATTCCACCATACTAACAATGCACACAATAATCATTGTAATTATGGCTGTATAACTGATTTTTGGAGCTCCAAAATAAAATGGTTGAGCAATACTAAACCACGAAGCTTCCGATACGCTCGAAAAATGAACAATCCCCATTGCGTATCCTGCGATTGTTCCAACTACTAAACCAACAAGTACTGAAATCGTGCGTAAAAATCCTTTAGCCCATCGATTTATGACTAAAATGACTACAAGTGTAAGAAGTGCTAATAATAAATTGTGTTCTTGGCCAAAGTCTGCACTCCCTTGACCGCCCGCTGCATTATTCATAGCTACTGGTATAAGAGAAAGTCCAATAATCGTTACAACTGATCCTGTTACAATCGTAGGGAAAAACTTTAAAAGCTTTCCGTAAAAAGGCGCAGCTACTATAACAAATATCCCAGAAATAATAATTGCCCCATAAGCTGTTGGTAAATTTGAAGTAGATGCAATAGCTATAATTGGTCCTACCGCAGTAAAGGTACAACCTAAAACAACCGGTAATTTGCTACCAAAGTATTTTGTCCCCATACTTTGTAGGATTGTTGCGATTCCGCAAGTAAATAAATCGGCTGCGATCAGATAAGCAATCTGAGCAGGGCTCAGTTTAAGTGCTCCACCAATAATAAGCGGTACAACGACTGCACCTGCGTACATGGCCATTACGTGCTGAAAACCTAATGTAAATGCTTTTTGTTTACTTAACAATCTGATTCTCTCCCTTTTCCTTGCTAAACCTATTTATATTTATTGGCGTACAACTCTTACTCTTTTATAAAACAAAAAAAGACAGGCTCCACTTGAGTCTGTTTCTCTCAAGTGAAACCTGTCCTTCTGGGTTTTTATCCCTAATGGTGTAGCACTAATGTGCCCACATCGCTCGGACCAGCCATATGTCATAGACAAGTATGCGGAACCCTAGATGTGCTTTCACTCATAGTCGGTCGATTATAGTGGTCGTCCGGTAGAAACTTATGGGCCATATCCCCATGATTATATGAGTTATTTATCTATTTGTACCTAAATTATGTTACACAAGCTTTTCAATATTTTCAAGTAGAAATGATAAAGAAAACTCGTTGTTTAACAAACCTTAGTCAGATACGCAATTACACCTATACCTAAATTTGGAATCTAAGTCAATTTTTCTTCAGAACTACCAATTTTTACTTTCTCACTATACAAAAAGAGGTGTTCCACTTGGAAACACCTAATTGGAACACCTTCTCTTATGTTCTGCGCATATATGCTTTTACAGTTAATGGTGCAAATATTGCTACGATTACAGCAGCACCAATTAATGAAATGATTAAATCTGAACCTGCAGTTCCAGTGTTCGTAAGATTTCTTACTGCAGTTATTAGATGAGAAACTGGGTTTATTTTTACAAACCACTGAAGCCAATTTGGCATTGTATCTACTGGTACAAAAGCATTTGAAAGGAATGTTAATGGGAATAGTGCAAGCATTGATATCCCTTGTACACTTGAAGCCGTACGTGCAATTACTCCAAAAAAGGCAAAAATCCAGCTAATTGCCCAAGAGCATACAATGACAAGAAGTCCGGCTAATGCTACGTAACCTAATCCGCCTTCTGGACGATATCCCATAATATATCCCATACTAAAAGTAAGTACAGTAGCAATCGTATAACGAATAGTATCTGCTAATAGTGCTCCTGCTAGTGGGGCAATACGTGCTATTGGAAGTGACTTAAATCGGTCGAATACGCCTTTGTCCATATCTTCCCGCAATTGTACACCCGTAACGATTGATGTAGTAATTACAGTCTGCACTAAGATCCCTGGTATGATTACTGGCAAGTAGCTCTTAACATCTCCTGAGATTGCTCCGCCAAATATATAAGTAAACATCAGTGTGAAAATAATTGGTTGTAGTGTAACATCAAACAATTGTTCAGGTGTCCGCTTAATCTTTAGAACTCCACGATAGGCCATTGTAAACGAGTTTTTTACAGTTTGCTTGAAACTCGTTCTATTTTTTAGCTCACGATACGCAGTTGAAGTACTCATGCTTTAACTCCCTCCATTTCTTTTGATTTATCAAACTCCTTTGAACCATCATTTTCTAAACCATTTCCAGTAATAGTAAGGAATACTTCATCAAGCGTAGGCTTTTGTACGCTCATTTCTACTAATTGGATACCGGCATCACGTAAAGCAATTAGTAGATCAGTTACTAGGTCAGCGTCCGCCATAGGAGCCGTAATCTTTCCTTCTTCTGGTTTTACATTTGACTTTACTTTTAGAACTCGCTCTACAGTTAGACGAGCTTCTTGAATATCCCTAACGTCTTGGATTTTTAATTGTAATGAAGAAGTTCCAACTGAAGCTTTCAATTCATCAACGGTACCTTCTGCTACTACATGACCACGGTCAATAACAGCAACTCGATCTGCTAGTTCATCCGCCTCTTGAAGGTACTGTGTAGTAAGTAACACCGTTGAACCGCTTTTCACTAAACGACGAATTGTGTCCCACATTTGATTACGTGTACGAGGATCCAATCCAGTTGTTGGTTCATCTAAGAAGATAAGTGGTGGCTGAGCAATTAAACTTGCCGCCAAGTCTAGTCTACGGCGCATCCCACCTGAGAAATTTTTCAGTGGGCGTTTTGCAGCTTCCGTTAAATCAAACTCCTCTAATAAATCAGCTGCTTTCTTACGTGCCTCCGCTCTTCCTAAGCCAAGTAATCTTGAGAAAATAATAAGATTCTCCGTTGCACTTAAAGACTCATCAACTGATGCATACTGACCAGTAACTCCAATTAATTGACGTACAATTTGAGCCTCTTTTAATACATCATATCCAAATATTTGTGCAGTACCTGCGTCCTGTCGAAGTAACGTAGCTAACATTCTAATCGTTGTTGTTTTCCCTGCTCCATTTGGTCCTAATACACCATAAATACTACCTGCACGAACATTTAAATCTACTCCGTCGACTGCACGATTTTCACCAAATGTTTTAACTAATCCGCGTGCTTCTACTGCCAAATCTCCATTATTTGGGGTAATTATTTTTTTGTTTATAAATTCCAATGTAGTTCCTCCTTCTCAAATTCTTACTTTACGATTTTTTGATTGTTTTTGACTGATTACAAAATGAATATATCGATAAATTGTGAATTAAGTATGAACTATAATGTAAAAGTTTCTTTAAGAGTGTTTTTGAATTTTAATAAAGAAGTCCTAAAAATAGAGTCAATTTAAAATCGATTCAATTAAAAGTAAAAGTGGTAGAAAATTTTAGTTGCGGGTCTTTAGCTGGGCCGCAAATGTGTGTAGGACAATTGAAAATAAGGACGAGAGTTAGAGGTATAACTGTTCAATTAAAAAAGGAGCGCCCATCTGTCAAATAGCCTGACTGATGGGGTAGCTCTATTTTAGTTAATCATGCACAATCGTTTGATTTAGTAGTAAATCGGAAGAAACCCCACTTAAAAAAGTGGTCGCCTCACCTAAGCTATATAAATGTAATTGATGCATTGCTCTTGTACATGCTGTGTAGAATAATCTTCTCAGACGCTCATCTCCATATACTTGAGCCGATGCATCATAAATAATAACGGCATCGAATTCAATTCCTTTTGCCAAATATGCAGGAATAATAACTACACCTTGTTCATATTCAACTGAGTTTCTCTTCACAAGCTTAATTCCTTCTATTTCTTTTAACGCTTCATATGCATCTATGCTTTCTTCAGTCGATTTACATATAACTGCGATTGTATTAAAGTCACTGTTTTTTAATTCCTCAATTTTAGAAGCAATTTGGCTGTGCAGATCATCTCGATTTGATAGCTGTGTTAATACTGGCTTTTCTCCAGAACGTTCAAATGCATTAATTAGATTTCCTCCTGGTATGAGTTTTCGAGTAAACTCTACAATCGGTTCAGTTGATCTATAACTACGAGTCAGATTTATGACATTCGTTTCATCCGGCCCGTATAAATCTTTCAGAACATTAAAATCTCCCATTTCGCTGGCATGTGCAAAAATAGCTTGATTGAAGTCACCGAGTACTGTCATTTTTGCTGCTGGAAACAAGCGCTTCAAAAACTCGAATTGAAACGGAGAATAATCTTGTGCTTCATCTACAAGCACAAATTTAATTGAAACATTCGATTGAAAACCTTGAATCAATTCTTTCAAAAGTAAATACGGTGTAGCATCTTCATAAAACAATTTGCCTTCATCTAACATCTTTAATGTTAACTGACAAATATCTTCCCACTCTTTTGGCGTATCCCCTTTAATCCATTGCTCAATTTGAGCCGGGTCAGAAAATAACTGTTTATAAACGCCCTTTATGTCAATGAAACGTAATGCTTTAACCCACTCACGAAGTGGCTTTAGCTTTTTACGTACAATCATTTTACTTAAGATCCTAGTTTCTTGTTCATAATCATCAAATGAGTCCTCTGTGGAGCCACGCTTTTTCTGTAAAAATTTATATGCTTTTTGATAATCATCTTTACTAAGCAATTCAATTTCATCTTGTACCCATGTTTTTTTCAATTCAGCTTTTTCTGTATCATTTATTATTTTGTTCAACCACTCAGTTAATTTCTCAAGTCTGTTGTTAAATTTAAAAGACGTATCGGTGCTATAAAATCTTTCAGAAATTTGCTTAGCCGTAACGACTGATTTTCCTCTGAATTTAAATCCTCGAAAAACCATTCCAGACGATTCTAAAGATTGTCTATACGCTTTAATAGTCTCGAAAAAATGAGTTGAAGCTTTGAATCGGATACTCGCAGTTCTTGTCTTATAAGAAGGATCATCCATAGCTGTTAAAACGTATTCTAATTGTTCGTAATTATCCTCAACTTGGAAAGCATCGCTGAGCCTATGCACTAAGTATTCTTGGAATGTGACTTGTTGCATATTTTCTTCGCCTAGTTCAGGCAAAACTCTTGATACATAATTATTAAACATTGCATTAGGTGAAAATAAAATTATTTGATCAGCCTTTATCCAATTTCTATACTTATAAAGTAAATAAGCAATCCTCTGTAAAGCTGCAGATGTCTTTCCACTGCCCGCTGCACCTTGAACAATTAGCAATCGACCTTTGTCATAACGTATAATCTGATTTTGCTCTTTTTGAATACTGGCTACTATACTTCTCATATGCTTGTTTGTTCCTTTGCCAAGCACATGCTGCAAAATTTCGTCCCCTATTGTAAGGCTAGTATCAAACATTGATTCAATGACACCATTACGAATAATGTACTGCCATTTTTGGTCTAATACGCCACTTATTTTACCACCTGGTGTATCATATTCAGCCGGACCTGGTGGATAATCATAATAAACACTCGAAACTGGTGCTCTCCAATCGTAAATTAAAATATTTTCTCCAGTATCATCCATTAAGGTTGAAACGCCGACATAAACTTTTTCCGTTTCAGGAACACCATCTTCTTTGAAATCAATTCGACCGAAGTACGGTACGTCTTTCATTCGGCGTAGAGCAGATAAGCGATTGGAAGCTTGCTTATGGTTTATTTGACCAATTGCTAAGTATTGCGCCTGTTGTCTTAAACTAATAATTGTCTCTAGATAGTCATCAAAACTATCTGTATTAATTTTAACTTCATCCCAAAAGTTTTTACGAACGTTAATTACTTCGTTTTTACGTTGAGTTGTTTCGTCTGTTACACTGCTGATTCGATCAGTGATAATTTCTAATACATCATTTACTCTTTCTTGTTCTTTTTGAAGTTCGGTATTCATATCATACACTCCTTTTAAAAGATAAAAATGGGGGTTGACTTAAGAGGATTTGTATAGTAAAATTAAGATAGGGAAAATATGACCTATATCTTAAAATTAATTATATATACTGTATTAATCTACCACGTTTTTTTACTTTAAGCAATAGTCCTCATTTAAAATCATCATTATTTCGTCTCAATTAATCAGTTACATTGCCCATATTCACTAAAAAGACCCTCTAAAAATGACAATATGTCCACTTAAAGTAAGGTCAATTAATCTTTTATATTAACTTCTTCAATACATCCTTTAATTTGCTACTTCTGTAAAACTTTATTCAAACCCACTTTTACTTTTCATTCTTGTTCATCATTTTCATAGACAAAATTTCCGTTTACAATCGTCGCTATAACATTGAATTTGCGATCAATTAAAACAATATTTGCTTTTTTTCCTGGCTCTATGCTTCCAACCTCAGTGTCAATTTTAAGTAATTTTGCTTGGTTTAGACTTACCATTGGCAAAAGATCTTCTAAAGGTAACTCTAGTACCTTTTTAATATTTCTTAAACATTCCATTAAATTAGTTGTACTACCTGCTAAAGAACCGGTTTCCACCGTTCTGGCAATTTTATTTTCCACTATAACTTCTAATGAGCCAAGCGTATAATCCCCATCTGGTAAATCTGCAGCTGCCATTGAATCGCTTATTAAAATGATCCGATCTTTCCCTTTTGTTTTGTATAGGAGTTTGATTGCTCCAGGATGGACATGCTGTAAGTCAGCTATACATTCACAATAGCAATGATCATTTGTTAAAACGGCACCTAGACATCCCGGATCACGGTGATTAAATCCCCTCATACCGTTAAACGTATGAACTGAGATCATTGCTCCATTTTCGATAGCGTTGTTTGTTGTATCGTAATCGGCATTTGTATGCCCCATCGATACATGAATATCATTTTCCGTTAAATATTTAACAGCTTCCTGGGCATGTTCCTTTTCTGGAGCAATTGTAATGACTTTAATTGTACGTTTTGAAATTTTTATTAACTCAGTTAACTCATCCATATTTAGCTCACGCATATACTTTACAGGATGCGCACCGCGGTGTTCGCTTGTAATATACGGACCCTCAACATAAGAGCCAATTATTTCTGCACCGCCTGTATGACCTATTACTTCACTTACATTCACGACTGCTTTTTTAATTTTTTCAAAATCATCTGTCAGTGTAGTCGGTAAAAAGCCTGTAACGCCATGGCGTGCAAGCGACAAAGATATTTCTTGCAAAGCATGGACACTACAATCCATCGTGTCATTTCCTGAAAGTCCGTGAATATGTAGATCAATCATGCCAGGAATAGCCTCAAAGCTTGAAAAATCTAAAATCTCACAAGAAGGTCTATTCTGTGTAACTTTACTAATTTTTCCATTTTCAATTACTATATATCCATTATCAAATGCTTTCTCAGGTGTATAAATTTTTCCAGCCTTGATTGCCTTCACTTAGCTCCCCCCATGTCATTACGTTAAGTAAGAACAAAAGGCAACACTATGCAGAATGTTGCCTGTCAACTCGATCTATTATACCTTTAAGTAGTTTAATTTTTTTAAAGTCATATAACATGCTCCATACAATCCTGCATCGTTTCCAAGAATTGAAGCATACGCGATGGTATCTTGATTATAAATCGGCATAATTTCTTTTTTAATCTCAGAGTTAATGTCTTGTATAAACTTGTCTCCTTGCTCAACAATTCCTCCACCGATTATAATGGCTTCCGGGTTTAGAAGATGGACAATATTTGATAAACCCACACTAATGTGGCATATAAATTTTTGATAAACGGTTGATGCAACCGAGTCCCCTTCCTCAAC from Arthrobacter citreus encodes the following:
- a CDS encoding purine permease, encoding MLSKQKAFTLGFQHVMAMYAGAVVVPLIIGGALKLSPAQIAYLIAADLFTCGIATILQSMGTKYFGSKLPVVLGCTFTAVGPIIAIASTSNLPTAYGAIIISGIFVIVAAPFYGKLLKFFPTIVTGSVVTIIGLSLIPVAMNNAAGGQGSADFGQEHNLLLALLTLVVILVINRWAKGFLRTISVLVGLVVGTIAGYAMGIVHFSSVSEASWFSIAQPFYFGAPKISYTAIITMIIVCIVSMVESTGVYLAVGKATNQKVKQDQIVNGLRSEGLAIMLGGIFNAFPYTAFSQNVGLISLTKVKSREVIYAAGSIMVILGLLPKLAALTTVIPNAVLGGAMIVMFGSVAAAGISILSEVDLGKGDNLLIAACSIAIGLGSATLPQMFDQLPDFLKMLMQNGIVTGSLTAIILNLFLTKRDVVVEVQSTKKIS
- a CDS encoding ABC transporter permease gives rise to the protein MSTSTAYRELKNRTSFKQTVKNSFTMAYRGVLKIKRTPEQLFDVTLQPIIFTLMFTYIFGGAISGDVKSYLPVIIPGILVQTVITTSIVTGVQLREDMDKGVFDRFKSLPIARIAPLAGALLADTIRYTIATVLTFSMGYIMGYRPEGGLGYVALAGLLVIVCSWAISWIFAFFGVIARTASSVQGISMLALFPLTFLSNAFVPVDTMPNWLQWFVKINPVSHLITAVRNLTNTGTAGSDLIISLIGAAVIVAIFAPLTVKAYMRRT
- a CDS encoding ATP-binding cassette domain-containing protein, producing MEFINKKIITPNNGDLAVEARGLVKTFGENRAVDGVDLNVRAGSIYGVLGPNGAGKTTTIRMLATLLRQDAGTAQIFGYDVLKEAQIVRQLIGVTGQYASVDESLSATENLIIFSRLLGLGRAEARKKAADLLEEFDLTEAAKRPLKNFSGGMRRRLDLAASLIAQPPLIFLDEPTTGLDPRTRNQMWDTIRRLVKSGSTVLLTTQYLQEADELADRVAVIDRGHVVAEGTVDELKASVGTSSLQLKIQDVRDIQEARLTVERVLKVKSNVKPEEGKITAPMADADLVTDLLIALRDAGIQLVEMSVQKPTLDEVFLTITGNGLENDGSKEFDKSKEMEGVKA
- a CDS encoding UvrD-helicase domain-containing protein translates to MNTELQKEQERVNDVLEIITDRISSVTDETTQRKNEVINVRKNFWDEVKINTDSFDDYLETIISLRQQAQYLAIGQINHKQASNRLSALRRMKDVPYFGRIDFKEDGVPETEKVYVGVSTLMDDTGENILIYDWRAPVSSVYYDYPPGPAEYDTPGGKISGVLDQKWQYIIRNGVIESMFDTSLTIGDEILQHVLGKGTNKHMRSIVASIQKEQNQIIRYDKGRLLIVQGAAGSGKTSAALQRIAYLLYKYRNWIKADQIILFSPNAMFNNYVSRVLPELGEENMQQVTFQEYLVHRLSDAFQVEDNYEQLEYVLTAMDDPSYKTRTASIRFKASTHFFETIKAYRQSLESSGMVFRGFKFRGKSVVTAKQISERFYSTDTSFKFNNRLEKLTEWLNKIINDTEKAELKKTWVQDEIELLSKDDYQKAYKFLQKKRGSTEDSFDDYEQETRILSKMIVRKKLKPLREWVKALRFIDIKGVYKQLFSDPAQIEQWIKGDTPKEWEDICQLTLKMLDEGKLFYEDATPYLLLKELIQGFQSNVSIKFVLVDEAQDYSPFQFEFLKRLFPAAKMTVLGDFNQAIFAHASEMGDFNVLKDLYGPDETNVINLTRSYRSTEPIVEFTRKLIPGGNLINAFERSGEKPVLTQLSNRDDLHSQIASKIEELKNSDFNTIAVICKSTEESIDAYEALKEIEGIKLVKRNSVEYEQGVVIIPAYLAKGIEFDAVIIYDASAQVYGDERLRRLFYTACTRAMHQLHLYSLGEATTFLSGVSSDLLLNQTIVHD
- the nagA gene encoding N-acetylglucosamine-6-phosphate deacetylase → MKAIKAGKIYTPEKAFDNGYIVIENGKISKVTQNRPSCEILDFSSFEAIPGMIDLHIHGLSGNDTMDCSVHALQEISLSLARHGVTGFLPTTLTDDFEKIKKAVVNVSEVIGHTGGAEIIGSYVEGPYITSEHRGAHPVKYMRELNMDELTELIKISKRTIKVITIAPEKEHAQEAVKYLTENDIHVSMGHTNADYDTTNNAIENGAMISVHTFNGMRGFNHRDPGCLGAVLTNDHCYCECIADLQHVHPGAIKLLYKTKGKDRIILISDSMAAADLPDGDYTLGSLEVIVENKIARTVETGSLAGSTTNLMECLRNIKKVLELPLEDLLPMVSLNQAKLLKIDTEVGSIEPGKKANIVLIDRKFNVIATIVNGNFVYENDEQE